The Salegentibacter sp. Hel_I_6 region AATTACTACCTCCATAAAAAGTTTTATATAAACTTGAATCCAAATTTGCGAGATACAAATCGTGTGATACAGGAAAACTATAAATTAACTTATTTCCATCTGGATGTAAATCAGAATAAACAGCAGTATAAATCGGATCGTCCCAATTAAACTCAGATCCATATAATGTTGCTGGATAACCGTGACCAAATGAAACTTTACTACTACTCAAATCTATACGTGAGGTGAAATGAAATTTTTCTAATAATGAATCAGGGATAGCCCAAGCGTACATGCCAGTGAATAAAAGTTCTTGTGTGGTTTCAATGAGGGGGGCAACAGTAAGCGGATAATATTGCGGGTAAGAAAGAGACCATTCGGTATTTTTTGGATCTTTATCACCAATTAAGGAGATTTTATTTTTAACCTTTCCATCATCATTACTAAGTATTAAACTATTTGTAAGCTGGTCAAATATGTAAATGGAATCCAAATTTTTTATTAGATATCCCATTGGCCTTTGGATACCGTTAGGTCCTTCCTTATCATAGGAGATTTCTCTAATATATTCCGCGGTCTCATAATCGTAAATATAAATCGAATTGGTATAGGTATTTAAGAATGTAAATTTCC contains the following coding sequences:
- a CDS encoding DUF4221 family protein — protein: MIKNKLIILSLIGLSFISCNLKNGKIENIRKGELNPTVELIKVEEKKFILDSNTAPQPQYTQLYQDSSYKRKFTFLNTYTNSIYIYDYETAEYIREISYDKEGPNGIQRPMGYLIKNLDSIYIFDQLTNSLILSNDDGKVKNKISLIGDKDPKNTEWSLSYPQYYPLTVAPLIETTQELLFTGMYAWAIPDSLLEKFHFTSRIDLSSSKVSFGHGYPATLYGSEFNWDDPIYTAVYSDLHPDGNKLIYSFPVSHDLYLANLDSSLYKTFYGGSNFAGTISSLEEKKSSPSHAEMGVHIAGTDLYGGIKYDKYRKVYYRFLRNAMSDVSKDSNWKEKPLSVIIMDKDFNYLGETNIGTLKNYNWENSFVSKEGLNIEYLHENDINEVYLSLHIFVPEEI